ACATCTGCTCCCTGCACTGGACGTTATACCTGCTGAGTGTACATAATAGAACTAGTCCATTTGTGTGCCAGAGACAGTCTGACATGTAGCATGCTTCTaatacatttgttgaaaagcctaATTAGCAGTGTCTGAAAcaatattttactgtatttaataAAGCTCTGGGCAAGTTGAATACACAACTGAGATTGATCCAGGTCTTGATTCTTTCCAGAAAGTTGGTCTTTTAGTTTGGTTTGGAATTTGAAGCTGTGAGTATAACATTTACCTCAGTCTCCCAAAGTCCAAGCTAACTGGAATTCCTGTCCTCTTTCACCAGAGTGGATCCCCAGGACACTGTTTATTTATATGGAAGAACTTAGTGACACTTTTAAGTTCTGTATAGTTGATGGAGAGCTGTGATGTTTTTGATCcaggtcactttttaaaaaaatattctacaaaGTGGTTTATAATTATTCCTTATATGATCTTCTGCCTTTGACCTAAGCTTTCGACTCTCGTGTTGTTAGTCTGAAAACCTATCATCTCAAGGGCTGATGCTACTTTCAATTTATTCAGATGATATGCAAGCCTAGCATAGCATTTTCCACAttagcaggtgttcaataaaaaatgtgaatatcTAAATTGCAgctctttttattcttaaatggCAAGCGGAAGAAATCTTTGGCTTATTTCTGATAAGGTTTTTATGTTCCACAAAACAATTGTATTCATCAGCGTAGCACAAATCTACTAATGTgagatcttttaaatttaaaaagtcgtTAATGTTAGCAGTGCTCGTTGACCGCCAAAATTCAATTCTCAGGATTAATTCCATCAGTCTGAATTAAGTCTCTGAATATGGAAATTGGAATGACCATTGATTAACTTGAACTTGGTAGCCAAAAATTTCTTCAGAGGGTTTGACACGTCAAGATTTCGTAAGgcttagaaatgattttttaaaaaaaataaaatttcggtacctgtgaatgtgactcgAACGGGACATAGGGACTTGGATGAATACTGAGGcaatacttatttttgtttttaaccacttCAGGCCTCGAAATAGAGGCTGTGTTGGTGTAACGGAAAAAGCAGCCTTGGAATCTGACAGGGCCTAATTCCTGGATTCAGTCCCAGtcctgcgtgaccttgggcaagttactttacttctctgaATTTCCGTTTCCTCCTATGCGAAACCAGGACTGCGAGAGACACCTTGCAGCGTAGGCTGGAGCGCGCCTAGAACACACCGGGCGGGTCCTAAACAAATAGCAGCCATATTCTGGGCCCCCGCTCCGCGCCGCTCTCCTGCCGCGCTCTCCCCAGCAGGTGTAGGCACCGTCTGCCGCGCAGGGCCGGGCTGCGGCCAGGCGGTCCCGCCCTTCCGTTCTCGCGGGCCTGCCCCTCGGCGACCCGCGCAGGCAGCGGCGGGCGGTGGCAGCGCGCCAGCCTCNNNNNNNNNNNNNNNNNNNNNNNNNNNNNNNNNNNNNNNNNNNNNNNNNNNNNNNNNNNNNNNNNNNNNNNNNNNNNNNNNNNNNNNNNNNNNNNNNNNNNNNNNNNNNNNNNNNNNNNNNNNNNNNNNNNNNNNNNNNNNNNNNNNNNNNNNNNNNNNNNNNNNNNNNNNNNNNNNNNNNNNNNNNNNNNNNNNNNNNNNNNNNNNNNNNNNNNNNNNNNNNNNNNNNNNNNNNNNNNNNNNNNNNNNNNNNNNNNNNNNNNNNNNNNNNNNNNNNNNNNNNNNNNNNNNNNNNNNNNNNNNNNNNNNNNNNNNNNNNNNNNNNNNNNNNNNNNNNNNNNNNNNNNNNNNNNNNNNNNNNNNNNNNNNNNNNNNNNNNNNNNNNNNNNNNNNNNNNNNNNNNNNNNNNNNNNNNNNNNNNNNNNNNNNNNNNNNNNNNNNNNCCCGCGGTCCGAACCCCGCGGCGGCCGCATCCCCGCCTCGCGCGGCTGCCGGCGGCCAGGGCCAGGCGGCGGCGGCCGAGGCGGAGCCCGCGAGGGAGGAGGACCCGGAGAAGACGAACCTGTGCCCGCCGAGCAGCACGCCGGGCGAGGGGCTGAGCCACGGCGGCGGCCTGCGGCCCAACGGGCAGACGAAGCCGTTGCCGGCGCTGAAGCTGGCGCTGGAGTACATCGTGCCGTGCATGAACAAGCACGGCATCTGCGTGGTGGACGACTTCCTGGGCAAGGAGACCGGGCAGCAGATCGGCGACGAGGTGCGCGCTCTGCACGACACCGGCAAGTTCACGGACGGCCAGCTGGTCAGCCAGAAGAGCGACTCGTCCAAGGACATTCGAGGCGATAAGATCACCTGGATCGAAGGCAAGGAGCCGGGCTGCGAAACCATCGGGCTGCTCATGAGCAGCATGGACGACCTGATCCGCCACTGTAACGGGAAGCTGGGCAACTACAAAATCAATGGCCGGACGAAAGTAAGTGAGTGCTAGGGGGTTGCGCTGGACATCCCTTACTGGGCGGGCCGCCCCGTGCCCTGCGATAAGAGCCGCTTAGGGCGAGGAGCATGGTTTCTCTGTATAAAAGTGATTTCCTTCTTGTGTAGCACCCCATAAGGAAAACGGTTCTAATCCGTAGATAGGTGTTTTATCTAGGTAGCCCCTTTCTCTGTGCCCACTATTTTCCGCTTACTGCCTGTTTACAAACGTCTCTAATTGCGTGGTTTTGTGGCTAAACTTAGGCGCTCCCTTTCACTTAGCTGTTTTTggtattttcccttttccagtgCACTGTCAGTTCAAACCTTACTGGAGCTTTAGCCTCCCGATTGGGGGTAATAGAGTAGTACCCAAAGCAAGTGCTTGTTCTGCATCTGCCTTGTGTTTGCATATACCCCTAAATTCTGTGGCGTTGGAGCAACTCATCAGATTCTGGTTTACAGAGTGGAGTGCTGTGTTTGGTTTAAGAACCTGCCAGCCTGACCGCGGCaaggtaaatttaaaataagtaccTAGTCAGGAGACTCCTCATATTCAGGAAGAGCTTggctgctcccctccctctcctatCGCTCCTAtcctcttccctgtccctgctGTTTTGAAATCCGCCACAAAACGGGGAAAGAAGTATTTCCGTTTTTAGACCTTGCAGTGTAGGTAGGTTACATTTTTAGCATAGGTTTCCTTTATTTGCTTTGTTAATATAATCCTTCTGTTGAAACAGAACTGTGTTGTAGCttcctggaaaaaacaaaaacaaaaaaacaaaacaccacggaattggagcaggagggagggcttATTCTAAAGTCTCAATTTGGTGGaatctctttgttttctctttactcttgtagtcccccccaccaccattcTTCCGCTGGTACCCAGTCTaatccctcttccctcctctatGGTAAACAGGAGACTCTTCCCTCCTTAAATACTCTCTCccagttctttttcattttggcttCTTAGGTCTTAATCTTTTCTTTGTATCCAGCTCCTCCCCAGGCCGCCCTGCTccaccctcctccaccatcaATCTCTGTCTgatattttgagttttaagagcttGTCTTAGGAGATCATcacgtgtgtgtttgtgcgtaCACACTGACTCTTCCCACTAGTTCTTTTGTGTGTTGTCAGGGCATCTATTTTGGCAGTTATCACAGGTGACTCTCAAGCTGCCTGAAGGCTGAGCATAAGGCAATGAGGAAAGTTCTAAACATGAAAATTTTGCAGGGAAAAATACAACGGGAAGTCTAATATATTGCCGCCTCATTACTGGATGAAGGCACATGTCTTAATATCATGTAGTTTCAAAAAAAAACGTACAGTCGCTTAATACTAAGCTAGAAGAAAAGGAGTCTGATAAGACCTCAGTCTCAGTCTTCAATAAggtattcatttatatttaaaaaaaaaacccaaaactttgtCACGGATCAAATCTTAATATAGTCATGAACTCTAGAGCAGGAAGGGAACTAGCCTGAGGGAATATCAGCATAGCTCTATGTAGATTGATCAGTCATTAGTTGAGGTATAAACTCTGATCTGCTTTCCTTAGTTAATTTAGCTTTCCAAGTTAagtcctctcctgccccccaccctttgTCTGTCCTCAGGGAAGGGACAGTAGTCAGCCTAGCTCTCAGAGCAGTTGCTACTCAAGGGAAGTTTGTTAGAAAATAGCCACCTCTTCAATCAGGTATCCCAGTGGCTGAAGGGAACAGTAGTCGAGGTTGTAAATCACTTTagcatacatattttatttagtgtttttttaaagagatttatttatttgagagaaagagagcctgcACGCAcaggagggggggcggggggggtggagaatctcaagcagactccttgcggAGTCTGacgggctccatcccacgaccctgagatcatgacctgagccgaaaccaagagtcggacgcttaaccaactgagccacccaggcaccccggaaggACAGATTTTAAACTCTTTAGATTTATCTTATGCTTATATTAATTTTCAGCACATGATTTGAGAATCTTTGAATAATTTTAGGGAATCCCCTTCATTGTATTTGGTTGAGAGAACTTTTGTTAATTGTGTTTCATCATGTAATTTTAGTATTCCTAAAA
The DNA window shown above is from Ailuropoda melanoleuca isolate Jingjing chromosome 6, ASM200744v2, whole genome shotgun sequence and carries:
- the EGLN1 gene encoding egl nine homolog 1; the protein is GPNPAAAASPPRAAAGGQGQAAAAEAEPAREEDPEKTNLCPPSSTPGEGLSHGGGLRPNGQTKPLPALKLALEYIVPCMNKHGICVVDDFLGKETGQQIGDEVRALHDTGKFTDGQLVSQKSDSSKDIRGDKITWIEGKEPGCETIGLLMSSMDDLIRHCNGKLGNYKINGRTKAMVACYPGNGTGYVRHVDNPNGDGRCVTCIYYLNKDWDAKVSGGILRIFPEGKAQFADIEPKFDRLLFFWSDRRNPHEVQPAYSTRYAITVWYFDADERARAKVKYLTGEKGVRVELKPSDSISKDVL